A portion of the Salminus brasiliensis chromosome 9, fSalBra1.hap2, whole genome shotgun sequence genome contains these proteins:
- the sdcbp gene encoding syntenin-1, producing the protein MSLYPSLEDMKVDKFIQAHNTPTASPSRALPLPDATHCPTSPAHYESKLEEIGTGTSGKLYPELSEFMGLNLSVDALQTLSTTVPEQTSGALSVQSSGMNWAAAPITGGDLGVKRAEIRQGVREVVLCKDMDGKIGLRLKAIDNGVFVQLVQANTAAALGGLRFGDQILQINGESCAGWSSDCAHKALKNANPERITLAVRDRPLERTVTLHKDMNGQLGFIFKKGKITCIVKDSSAARNGLLTDQQICEINGQNVIGLKDSQVLDILNSSGRVVTVTVMPVVIFEHMMKRMCSSIVKSLMDHSIPEV; encoded by the exons ATGTCACTGTATCCGTCTTTAGAAGACATGAAGGTGGATAAATTCATCCAG GCACACAACACACCAACTGCCAGCCCATCCAGAGCACTCCCGCTGCCAGATGCCACCCACTGCCCGACTAGCCCTGCCCACTATGAGTCAAAATTGGAGGAGATTGGCACAG GTACCTCTGGCAAGTTATACCCTGAACTGAGTGAATTTATGGGCCTGAATCTCAGTGTAGATGCTCTGCAAACTCTGTCTACTACTGTTCCTGAGCAAACCAGTGGA GCTCTCAGTGTCCAGTCGTCTGGCATGAACTGGGCAGCCGCTCCCATAACGGGCGGTGATTTGGGCGTGAAGAGAGCTGAGATCCGGCAGGGCGTCAGAGAGGTGGTGCTGTGCAAAGACATGGACGGCAAGATCGGCCTCCGCCTTAAAGCCATTGACAAC GGTGTTTTTGTGCAGCTGGTGCAGGCTAACACTGCGGCCGCGCTGGGTGGCCTTCGCTTCGGTGATCAGATTCTGCAGATTAACGGTGAGTCGTGTGCTGGCTGGAGCAGCGACTGCGCGCACAAAGCACTGAAGAACGCCAATCCTGAGAGAATCACACTCGCTGTACGGGACAG GCCACTGGAACGCACAGTCACTCTGCACAAGGACATGAACGGCCAGCTGGGATTCATCTTTAAGAAAGGCAAAATCACCTGCATAGTGAAGGACAGCTCTGCAGCTCGTAATGGACTGCTCACCGACCAGCAGATCTGTGAGATTAACGGACAGAATGTGATTGGACTCAAG GACTCTCAAGTGTTGGACATCCTGAATTCTAGCGGCCGAGTTGTGACCGTAACTGTGATGCCGGTGGTCATCTTTGAGCACATGATGAAGAG GATGTGCAGCAGCATTGTGAAGTCCTTAATGGACCACTCCATCCCTGAGGTGTGA